A part of Candidatus Deferrimicrobium borealis genomic DNA contains:
- a CDS encoding thioesterase family protein: MKETLKVGLEHVHTYRVPENKTVPHLYPEAKAFQEMPKVFATGYMVGLMEWACIEAMAPHMEPGEGSVGTLVNVTHTAATPPGMTVTVRVRCIGLEGRRTVWDIEAKDDVEIIGKGTHERFAVDFAKFNARVAKKAAGA; encoded by the coding sequence ATGAAAGAGACGCTGAAGGTCGGGCTGGAGCATGTGCACACGTACCGCGTTCCGGAGAACAAGACGGTTCCCCATCTCTACCCCGAGGCGAAGGCGTTCCAGGAGATGCCGAAGGTGTTCGCCACCGGCTACATGGTCGGGCTCATGGAGTGGGCGTGCATCGAGGCGATGGCGCCGCACATGGAGCCGGGGGAGGGGAGCGTCGGGACGCTCGTCAACGTGACGCACACCGCGGCGACCCCGCCCGGGATGACCGTGACGGTCCGCGTCCGGTGCATCGGGTTGGAGGGGCGCCGGACGGTGTGGGACATCGAGGCGAAGGACGACGTCGAAATCATCGGCAAGGGGACCCACGAGCGGTTCGCCGTCGATTTCGCGAAGTTCAACGCCCGCGTGGCGAAGAAGGCCGCCGGGGCGTAG
- a CDS encoding crotonase/enoyl-CoA hydratase family protein, with product MQVTPSCQTDIPPAYRHLSTRFEAQYGAFWLILDPKPIPCVSLELIDDIRRFHEEMARMFERCDAGKQPIRFFIVASRSPGVFNLGGDLSLFARCVAENDAETLRAYARGCIEVLYPYVIGFDLPVTTISLVQGDALGGGFEIALAGNILVAEKSAKMGFPEVLFNLFPGMGAYNLLSRRIGVQRTERMLLNGKLYQAEELHAEGVVDILAEDGRGENAVYEYIVRNENRGNAREGIHRVRRRLFPLRYEELLDVAEIWVDTAMRIGPREIRMMERLARSQGKNSRRDPISLVSPGGRSF from the coding sequence ATGCAAGTAACACCTTCATGCCAGACGGATATCCCCCCCGCGTACCGCCATCTCTCCACCCGGTTCGAGGCGCAATACGGCGCCTTCTGGCTGATCCTCGATCCGAAGCCCATCCCCTGCGTCTCCCTGGAATTGATCGATGACATCCGCCGCTTCCACGAGGAGATGGCGCGGATGTTCGAGAGGTGCGATGCCGGGAAGCAGCCGATCCGGTTCTTCATCGTGGCATCGAGGAGCCCCGGGGTATTCAACCTCGGGGGGGACCTCTCCCTGTTCGCCCGTTGCGTTGCGGAAAATGACGCGGAAACGCTCCGGGCGTACGCCAGGGGATGCATCGAGGTCTTATACCCGTACGTCATCGGGTTCGACCTCCCGGTCACCACCATCTCCCTGGTGCAAGGCGACGCTCTCGGCGGCGGCTTCGAGATCGCCCTGGCGGGCAACATCCTCGTCGCGGAGAAAAGCGCCAAGATGGGGTTCCCCGAGGTCCTGTTCAACCTCTTCCCCGGGATGGGGGCGTACAACCTGCTCTCCCGGCGAATCGGCGTGCAGCGCACGGAGCGGATGCTCCTCAACGGGAAGCTGTATCAGGCCGAGGAACTGCACGCTGAAGGCGTGGTCGACATCCTGGCGGAGGACGGCCGCGGGGAGAACGCGGTGTACGAGTACATCGTCCGGAACGAGAATCGGGGAAACGCCCGCGAAGGGATTCATCGGGTGCGGCGCAGGCTGTTCCCTCTTCGTTACGAGGAACTCCTCGACGTGGCGGAAATCTGGGTCGACACGGCCATGCGGATCGGTCCGCGGGAAATCCGGATGATGGAGCGACTGGCCCGGTCCCAGGGGAAAAACTCGCGGCGTGATCCGATTTCGCTGGTTTCCCCGGGGGGCAGGAGCTTCTGA
- a CDS encoding ATP-binding protein translates to MPKGSPAAKNGSGARRERIVKFWSLLAKGQVRQAWEILSHRPDSEHEQALIRVILATATFIYLSQYWIKSLGRPLTPEEASLFRIAGIYPLFSFALFLRITVAQGVSPFRRLLGIVGDLCLAAYGISVVGHAGAPLYVIMLWVIFGNGFRYGRKYLFISTVIGTVSFGVAVFQNFYWSDKIPLGIGLQVGLVMLPLYISALLKKLTVAGKRAEEANRAKSRFLANMSHEMRTPLNGIIGMLDLLRGTPLSTEQEELTRTIDDSAHTLMFLMQDVLDLSKIEAGKVSIEVSDFDLYEMLKHAVAIVEPQARFKGLATFLRVPSSVPFLLCGDPLLLRQVLLNLLGNAIKFTERGEVGVRVTLESETPRVATMRFEVLDTGIGISAEAQQRIFDRFTQADESITRRFGGTGLGTTISKEIVEMLGGTIGVRSELGRGSTFWFTVELTKQSRQEDEAAPAAALVGRRALVLSSDPEVAESLRVHLSGWGIHVTTVDRSVQAFARIVGSSNTGTPFDFILAVREGLDMDTAGFARAVQSDSTIYKSRLILVGRAEGGREPVAAEGYSAALPTPVDKRMLFNALHLSRVGTVADDPSVGNLTEKYRRKSRGGRKLRVLVAEDNRTNQMVIGKILERAGHDFKIVANGEEVLDALKEQTFDIALLDLHMPVMGGIEAAKLSRFLSPGSPRMPIVALTADATPEARAECDEAGMDAVLTKPIDMRKLFDLFETLVPGEGAVRRSPEEGAPEGEETSASAPEGPEEAPCLDPRYLKELSDLGGSSDFVVRLAWTFLKGSKEKVRGLERAVAERDVEKARELAHALKGNSGQIGAFALMRACELFSGISAGELERNGGTYLEGVKEELSRARTALDEYIGTRNSAVS, encoded by the coding sequence TTGCCGAAAGGATCCCCGGCGGCGAAAAACGGGTCGGGTGCGCGCCGGGAGCGGATCGTGAAGTTCTGGTCGTTGCTGGCAAAGGGACAGGTTCGGCAGGCCTGGGAAATTCTCTCCCATCGGCCCGATTCCGAGCACGAACAGGCGCTGATCCGCGTCATCCTGGCAACCGCCACCTTCATTTACCTGTCGCAATACTGGATCAAGTCGCTCGGGAGGCCTCTCACCCCGGAAGAGGCGAGCCTCTTCCGGATCGCGGGGATCTATCCCCTCTTCTCCTTCGCCCTTTTCCTCCGGATCACCGTTGCCCAGGGGGTCTCACCCTTCCGGCGGCTCCTCGGAATCGTCGGGGACCTGTGTCTCGCGGCGTACGGCATCTCCGTGGTGGGTCACGCCGGGGCGCCGCTGTACGTGATCATGCTGTGGGTGATCTTCGGGAACGGATTCCGGTACGGAAGAAAATACCTCTTCATTTCGACCGTCATCGGTACGGTTTCCTTCGGCGTCGCCGTCTTCCAGAACTTCTACTGGAGCGACAAGATCCCCCTGGGGATCGGCCTGCAGGTCGGCCTCGTCATGCTCCCGCTGTACATCTCCGCCCTCCTGAAGAAGCTCACGGTCGCGGGGAAGCGCGCCGAGGAGGCGAACCGGGCGAAAAGCCGGTTCCTCGCGAACATGAGCCACGAGATGCGGACCCCGCTCAACGGGATCATCGGGATGCTGGACCTGTTGCGGGGGACGCCGCTATCGACGGAACAGGAGGAACTGACGAGGACGATCGACGACTCGGCGCACACCCTCATGTTCCTGATGCAGGATGTCCTCGACCTCTCGAAGATCGAGGCCGGGAAAGTTTCCATCGAGGTGTCGGACTTCGACTTGTACGAGATGTTGAAGCACGCGGTCGCCATCGTCGAGCCCCAGGCGAGGTTCAAGGGGCTCGCCACCTTCCTGCGCGTTCCCTCCAGCGTGCCGTTTCTCCTGTGCGGGGATCCGCTTCTGCTCCGGCAGGTGCTGTTGAACCTCCTCGGGAACGCCATAAAGTTCACCGAACGGGGGGAGGTGGGGGTTCGCGTCACCCTCGAATCGGAGACGCCGAGGGTCGCGACGATGCGCTTCGAGGTGCTGGATACCGGCATCGGCATCTCCGCCGAGGCGCAGCAGCGCATCTTCGACCGGTTCACGCAGGCGGACGAGTCGATCACGCGACGGTTCGGCGGGACGGGGCTGGGAACGACGATCTCGAAGGAGATCGTCGAGATGTTGGGCGGCACGATCGGGGTCCGGAGCGAACTGGGCCGTGGCAGCACGTTCTGGTTCACCGTCGAACTGACGAAGCAGAGCAGGCAGGAGGATGAGGCCGCGCCCGCGGCGGCGCTCGTGGGCCGGCGCGCCCTCGTCCTCTCGTCGGATCCCGAAGTGGCCGAGTCCCTCCGGGTGCACCTTTCGGGGTGGGGGATCCACGTCACCACGGTGGACCGGTCCGTCCAGGCGTTCGCCCGGATCGTCGGTTCATCGAACACGGGAACACCCTTCGACTTCATTCTCGCCGTCAGGGAGGGGCTGGATATGGACACGGCCGGGTTCGCCCGCGCCGTCCAGTCCGATTCCACGATCTACAAGAGCCGGCTCATCCTCGTGGGTCGGGCGGAAGGCGGCAGGGAGCCCGTCGCGGCGGAAGGGTACAGCGCCGCCCTCCCGACGCCGGTCGACAAGAGGATGCTCTTCAACGCCCTGCATTTATCGCGCGTCGGGACCGTGGCGGACGACCCCTCGGTGGGGAATCTCACGGAGAAGTATCGGCGGAAAAGCAGGGGAGGGCGGAAGCTGCGCGTCCTGGTGGCCGAAGACAACCGTACGAACCAGATGGTGATCGGCAAGATCCTGGAGCGGGCAGGGCACGACTTCAAGATCGTGGCGAACGGGGAAGAGGTCCTGGACGCCCTGAAGGAACAGACGTTCGACATCGCGCTCCTCGACCTTCACATGCCGGTGATGGGAGGCATCGAGGCGGCGAAGCTGTCCCGGTTCCTGTCGCCGGGCTCTCCGCGGATGCCGATCGTGGCGCTCACGGCGGACGCGACGCCGGAGGCGCGGGCGGAGTGCGACGAGGCGGGGATGGACGCGGTCCTCACCAAGCCCATCGACATGCGGAAGCTGTTCGACCTCTTCGAAACGCTGGTTCCCGGTGAAGGCGCCGTGCGGAGGAGTCCGGAGGAGGGCGCCCCGGAGGGGGAGGAGACGTCGGCATCGGCGCCCGAGGGGCCGGAAGAGGCCCCATGCCTCGATCCGAGGTACCTGAAGGAGCTGTCGGACCTCGGCGGGAGCAGCGACTTCGTGGTCCGGCTGGCGTGGACCTTCCTCAAGGGATCGAAGGAGAAGGTCCGGGGGCTCGAGCGGGCCGTGGCGGAACGTGACGTCGAAAAGGCCCGCGAGCTGGCGCACGCGTTGAAGGGGAACTCGGGGCAGATCGGCGCGTTCGCGCTGATGCGGGCATGCGAGCTGTTTTCCGGGATATCCGCGGGGGAGCTGGAACGAAACGGGGGAACCTACCTCGAAGGGGTGAAGGAAGAACTCTCCCGGGCGCGGACGGCGCTGGACGAGTACATCGGAACCAGGAACTCCGCGGTATCGTGA
- a CDS encoding ATP-dependent Clp protease ATP-binding subunit, whose product MATLTKAARMAWEIGAAEAARLRHPFIEREHLLIGLCSLGKILQYLDYTHIGSLPVDLLREEADGIERTLASLGFADASMRRGVRSRLRPGITVHTERAVHRSLECKRFFRRAGEIVKDGGEVSVRHLFAAVLEDPGPVVSAVLAGAGISPGVLREKLLEGRELEQEPIPVREEAGDLPVAPEPVPSETPLLDRYGRDITRAAREGRLLPFVDSDRTRKTLRQLIKVLMMPTKNNPVLVGEAGVGKTAVVEALAQRIALGRDRRFLPGRRLVELSMAEMVAGTKYRGEFEERLTRVIEEVRSHPEVILFIDEFHTVAGAGRAEGAPMDAGNIMKPALARGELRCIGATTVTEFRRSVEKDPALERRFQPVQVAEPGQDETLEILQGVRAHRESHFGVTIADETLSATVELAVRFDPTHFLPDKAIDLLDRACAECRVPLLSMAANSDRYDAVGVAVVTPEHVARAVVEKMGVPIEVARGGLGGIAESRVRGLEEHLNRYIVGQEEAISRVCRRLVLSHAGLGDRRRPMGVFLFLGPSGVGKTEVARRTASYLFANERAFIHLDMSEYQEDVSVSRLTGASPGYVGYEEGGRLVARLRTTPYSVVLLDEVEKASPRVFDLFLQLFDEAKITDAQGHTADARHAIFIMTGNIPVRKEMGFRAGEAAVAEDTALAEVRRRFRPEFLNRVDEQIVFRALTPDDVRKVLALRIDELSESLLADHGVALEIDAEAVDWLAAEGYQPQYGVRELARAVDRWIRAPIGAMSAEGELARRAASGWPLKVRKTTEGLRVE is encoded by the coding sequence ATGGCAACGTTGACCAAAGCCGCCAGGATGGCGTGGGAGATCGGCGCGGCCGAGGCGGCACGGCTCCGGCACCCGTTCATCGAGAGGGAGCACCTCCTGATCGGCCTGTGCAGCCTCGGGAAAATCCTGCAATACCTGGACTACACCCACATCGGGTCGCTCCCGGTCGATCTCCTTCGGGAGGAGGCCGACGGGATCGAACGGACGCTCGCGTCTCTCGGGTTCGCCGATGCGTCGATGCGCCGCGGGGTGCGGTCGCGCCTGCGGCCGGGGATCACGGTTCACACGGAACGGGCGGTCCACCGCAGCCTGGAGTGCAAGCGGTTCTTCCGCCGGGCGGGGGAGATCGTGAAGGACGGCGGGGAGGTCTCCGTGCGCCACCTTTTCGCCGCCGTTCTCGAGGACCCGGGCCCGGTCGTTTCCGCGGTGCTCGCGGGCGCGGGGATTTCCCCGGGCGTTCTCCGCGAGAAGCTGCTCGAGGGAAGGGAGCTGGAGCAGGAACCGATCCCGGTTCGCGAGGAAGCAGGGGATCTGCCCGTCGCCCCGGAGCCGGTCCCCTCCGAGACGCCGCTCCTGGACCGGTACGGCCGCGACATCACCCGGGCCGCGCGGGAGGGGCGTCTCCTCCCGTTCGTCGACTCCGACCGGACCCGTAAAACCCTTCGCCAGCTCATCAAGGTCCTCATGATGCCCACGAAGAACAATCCCGTCCTCGTGGGGGAGGCGGGGGTCGGGAAGACCGCCGTCGTCGAGGCGCTGGCGCAGCGGATCGCCCTCGGGCGGGACCGCCGGTTCCTCCCGGGCCGCAGGCTGGTCGAGCTGTCGATGGCGGAGATGGTGGCGGGGACGAAGTACCGGGGCGAGTTCGAGGAGCGTCTGACCCGGGTGATCGAAGAGGTCCGGTCGCACCCGGAAGTGATCCTGTTCATCGACGAGTTCCACACGGTGGCCGGGGCGGGGCGCGCCGAGGGCGCACCGATGGACGCGGGGAACATCATGAAGCCGGCGCTGGCGCGCGGGGAGCTGCGGTGCATCGGCGCCACGACGGTCACGGAGTTCCGGCGCAGCGTCGAGAAGGACCCGGCGCTGGAACGCCGTTTCCAGCCGGTGCAGGTCGCCGAGCCCGGGCAGGACGAGACGCTGGAGATCCTGCAGGGGGTCCGGGCGCACCGGGAGAGCCACTTCGGCGTGACGATCGCGGACGAGACGCTGTCCGCCACCGTCGAGCTCGCCGTGCGATTCGACCCGACGCACTTCCTCCCGGACAAGGCGATCGATCTCCTCGACCGGGCCTGCGCGGAGTGCAGGGTGCCCCTCCTCTCCATGGCGGCGAACTCCGACCGGTACGACGCCGTCGGCGTCGCCGTGGTCACGCCGGAGCACGTCGCGCGTGCGGTGGTCGAAAAGATGGGCGTCCCGATCGAGGTGGCCCGGGGCGGGCTGGGGGGGATCGCCGAATCCAGGGTGCGGGGGCTGGAGGAGCATCTCAACCGGTACATCGTCGGGCAGGAGGAGGCGATCTCCCGGGTTTGCCGCCGCCTCGTCCTTTCCCACGCCGGGCTCGGGGATCGCCGCCGGCCGATGGGCGTCTTCCTGTTCCTCGGTCCCTCCGGGGTGGGGAAGACCGAGGTGGCGCGGCGGACCGCCTCGTACCTCTTCGCCAACGAACGCGCGTTCATCCACCTGGACATGTCGGAGTACCAGGAGGATGTGAGCGTCTCCCGCCTCACCGGCGCCTCGCCCGGGTACGTCGGCTACGAAGAGGGGGGCCGGCTCGTCGCCCGGTTGCGGACCACCCCGTATTCGGTGGTCCTGCTCGACGAGGTCGAAAAGGCGTCCCCCCGGGTGTTCGACCTGTTCCTGCAGCTGTTCGACGAGGCGAAGATCACCGACGCGCAGGGACACACCGCGGACGCCCGCCACGCGATCTTCATCATGACGGGAAACATCCCCGTCCGGAAGGAGATGGGATTCCGCGCGGGCGAGGCGGCGGTGGCGGAAGACACCGCGCTCGCGGAGGTCCGTCGCCGGTTCCGTCCGGAGTTCCTCAACCGCGTGGACGAGCAGATCGTCTTCCGGGCGCTCACTCCCGACGACGTCCGGAAGGTACTGGCGCTTCGGATCGACGAACTGTCGGAGAGCCTTCTCGCCGACCACGGGGTGGCGCTCGAAATCGACGCGGAGGCCGTGGATTGGCTGGCCGCGGAAGGATACCAGCCGCAGTACGGCGTCCGGGAACTCGCCCGGGCCGTGGACCGCTGGATCCGGGCGCCGATCGGGGCGATGAGCGCCGAGGGGGAACTCGCGCGCAGGGCCGCTTCCGGATGGCCCTTGAAGGTCCGGAAGACGACGGAAGGCCTCCGGGTCGAATAG
- a CDS encoding PfkB family carbohydrate kinase yields MSLLVVGSMAFDSIKSPFGEVERVIGGSATYFSLAASYLTPVRLVSVVGRDFPKGTLDMLSARGVDLQGLKVAEGVTFHWKGYYEYDLNVAHTVKTELNVFENFAPVLPAPYRESSHVFLGNIDPRLQLDILAQVREPKIVALDTMNFWIGKSPQLLREVIRSVDIVVINEAEIRELTGEFNLVKAARKLMRMGPGRVVIKRGEYGVLHLADGEIFAAPAYPLETIFDPTGAGDSFAGGFMGYLASRDGAALTEMDYRLATIYGSAIASFTVEAFSTERLQGLTREEIDARLAAFRTLTEFHV; encoded by the coding sequence ATGAGCCTTCTGGTCGTAGGATCGATGGCGTTCGACAGCATCAAGTCGCCGTTCGGCGAGGTGGAGCGGGTGATCGGCGGGTCGGCGACCTACTTCTCCCTCGCGGCGAGCTACCTGACGCCCGTGCGCCTCGTCTCGGTCGTGGGAAGGGACTTCCCGAAGGGGACGCTCGACATGCTCTCCGCCCGGGGGGTCGACCTCCAGGGGTTGAAGGTCGCGGAGGGGGTGACGTTCCACTGGAAGGGGTATTACGAGTACGACCTGAACGTCGCCCACACGGTGAAAACGGAGCTGAACGTGTTCGAGAATTTCGCCCCCGTCCTTCCGGCACCGTACCGGGAATCCAGCCACGTCTTCCTCGGGAACATCGATCCGCGACTGCAGCTGGACATCCTGGCCCAGGTGCGCGAACCGAAGATCGTGGCGCTCGACACGATGAACTTCTGGATCGGGAAGAGCCCCCAGCTGCTGCGGGAAGTGATCCGGAGCGTCGACATCGTCGTCATCAACGAGGCGGAGATCCGGGAGTTGACGGGCGAGTTCAACCTGGTCAAGGCGGCCCGGAAGCTGATGCGCATGGGGCCGGGGCGCGTCGTGATCAAGCGGGGGGAATACGGCGTCCTCCACCTGGCCGACGGGGAGATCTTCGCGGCCCCGGCGTACCCGCTGGAGACGATCTTCGACCCCACCGGCGCGGGGGACAGCTTCGCGGGCGGCTTCATGGGATACCTCGCGTCGCGGGACGGGGCCGCGCTCACGGAGATGGATTACCGGCTGGCCACGATCTACGGCAGCGCGATCGCCTCCTTCACGGTGGAGGCGTTCAGCACGGAGCGGCTGCAGGGGCTTACCCGGGAGGAGATCGACGCCCGCCTCGCGGCGTTCCGGACCCTCACCGAATTTCACGTCTGA
- the cyoE gene encoding heme o synthase — MGERGPRGRGGAIPAPELIPPGKPSAILLVKPGIVAAVTLAGLSGMVLAARGVPKPGTALLTMVCILAAAGGSAAMNTVLDAGIDEKMPRLTRRLAVLRALGRGNVAAAGAAAIAASLLLSARFLNATACLLLAAASAGYAILYTLVWKRRSPYGTIPGAIPGALPVLIGYAAVNPRLGMDGVLLFLILVLWQPPHFWALALRHQAEYRAAGVPVLPVAFGEPYTKVLIFLYAAALLPLSLSLWALGYLSARFGWAAFLLGAGFLAVFYRDTVATRRFGRAFAASIVYLTLLLLALLADVLFR; from the coding sequence GTGGGTGAACGCGGCCCGCGCGGAAGGGGAGGCGCTATCCCTGCCCCGGAGCTGATTCCGCCCGGGAAGCCGTCCGCGATCCTGCTGGTCAAGCCGGGCATCGTCGCCGCGGTGACCCTGGCCGGCCTCTCCGGGATGGTCCTCGCCGCGCGGGGTGTACCGAAGCCCGGGACGGCGCTGCTCACGATGGTCTGCATCCTCGCGGCGGCGGGCGGGTCCGCCGCCATGAATACGGTCCTTGACGCCGGGATCGACGAGAAGATGCCGCGCCTGACCCGCCGCCTCGCCGTCCTGCGGGCCCTCGGGCGCGGGAACGTCGCGGCGGCGGGTGCGGCGGCGATCGCCGCCTCGCTGCTCCTTTCCGCCCGCTTCCTCAACGCCACGGCATGCCTTCTCCTCGCCGCCGCTTCGGCAGGGTACGCGATCCTGTACACGCTGGTGTGGAAGCGCCGCTCGCCGTACGGGACGATCCCCGGCGCCATCCCCGGCGCCCTGCCGGTCCTCATCGGGTACGCCGCCGTGAATCCGCGCCTGGGCATGGACGGCGTTCTGCTGTTCCTCATCCTCGTCCTCTGGCAGCCGCCCCACTTCTGGGCCCTCGCGCTGCGCCACCAGGCGGAGTACCGCGCCGCGGGCGTTCCGGTCCTCCCGGTGGCGTTCGGCGAGCCGTACACCAAGGTGCTGATCTTCCTGTACGCGGCGGCGCTGCTCCCCCTCTCCTTGTCGCTGTGGGCGCTGGGGTATCTCTCCGCGCGCTTCGGGTGGGCGGCCTTCCTGCTCGGGGCGGGCTTTCTCGCCGTCTTCTACCGGGACACCGTGGCGACCCGCCGCTTCGGACGCGCGTTCGCCGCCTCGATCGTCTACCTGACGCTGCTCCTCCTCGCGCTCCTCGCGGACGTCCTGTTCCGGTGA
- a CDS encoding COX15/CtaA family protein, translated as MLGRVTVGLLFLLLVWGNLVAGLKAGLACPDWPLCHGKVLPPFRWDIYMEFGHRVIAAVASVCLIALAARRYRKYEGSARALPVLAIALLFAEIGMGGAVVLLEIPVRLTTVHFMAGLLVFLLAFYLMTFDGERDRPAFVFRGPAALFLSVAALVFSQSALGAYVRHLDAGLACPDFPACLGKWVPPFLAGPVLAHFSHRTLGYLVLLTAAMVYLFVRRDPRQRGNRPLALSFLLLVAAQVGVGALVVLSGLHYLATALHLTVALGMLSVLAHLWVNAARAEGEALSLPRS; from the coding sequence ATGCTGGGCCGGGTGACCGTTGGGCTGCTCTTTCTGCTGCTCGTGTGGGGAAACCTCGTGGCGGGCCTCAAGGCGGGGCTGGCGTGCCCCGACTGGCCGCTGTGCCACGGGAAGGTCCTGCCCCCGTTCCGATGGGACATCTACATGGAGTTCGGCCATCGCGTCATCGCGGCCGTGGCGTCGGTCTGCCTGATCGCCCTCGCGGCCCGCCGGTACCGGAAATACGAAGGATCGGCCCGGGCGCTGCCGGTCCTCGCGATCGCGCTCCTTTTCGCGGAGATCGGGATGGGCGGGGCCGTGGTGCTCCTCGAAATCCCCGTGCGGTTGACCACGGTCCACTTCATGGCCGGGCTCCTCGTCTTCCTCCTCGCCTTCTACCTGATGACGTTCGACGGGGAGCGGGATCGGCCCGCCTTCGTCTTCCGCGGACCGGCGGCCCTCTTTCTCTCCGTCGCCGCGCTGGTCTTTTCGCAATCCGCGCTCGGGGCGTATGTTCGTCACCTCGACGCGGGCCTGGCCTGCCCGGACTTTCCCGCCTGTCTCGGGAAGTGGGTCCCGCCGTTCCTCGCCGGGCCCGTGCTGGCGCACTTCTCCCACCGGACGCTCGGGTACCTCGTGCTGCTGACCGCGGCGATGGTCTACCTCTTCGTCCGGCGGGACCCGCGCCAGCGGGGGAATCGTCCCCTCGCCCTGTCGTTCCTGCTCCTCGTCGCTGCCCAGGTCGGCGTGGGGGCGTTGGTGGTCCTGTCGGGGCTTCATTACCTCGCCACCGCGCTGCACCTGACGGTGGCGCTCGGGATGCTGTCGGTCCTTGCCCACCTGTGGGTGAACGCGGCCCGCGCGGAAGGGGAGGCGCTATCCCTGCCCCGGAGCTGA
- a CDS encoding cytochrome C oxidase subunit IV family protein: protein MAHGTGNSRRTGVAVFVALLLLTAVTVLVSYVDLGLWNTVVALLIASVKASLVALFFMHLKGETRLVWGFALFPIVFLVLILLGTLTDTMLR, encoded by the coding sequence ATGGCCCACGGAACCGGAAACTCCCGTCGTACCGGCGTCGCCGTGTTCGTCGCCCTGCTGCTGCTCACGGCCGTCACCGTCCTCGTCTCCTACGTCGACCTCGGGCTCTGGAACACGGTCGTCGCGTTGCTGATCGCCTCCGTGAAGGCGTCGCTCGTGGCGCTCTTCTTCATGCATCTCAAGGGCGAGACCCGGCTGGTGTGGGGCTTCGCCCTGTTCCCGATCGTCTTCCTCGTCCTCATCCTCCTCGGCACGCTCACCGATACGATGTTGCGCTGA
- a CDS encoding cytochrome c oxidase subunit 3 family protein: MSEPSHEHADPAVAFESAKLGVWTFLATEVLLFGALFTAYTVFRMKYPEMFRAEHEKLDRVLGAVNTVVLITSSLLVVFGVDAIKRGKARLFEACFGATILLAGVFLCVKYAEYTAKFHHGIYPRTNLFFSIYFMLTGLHGIHVLLGMGVLSYVILLSRRGRLSASYYTPAEMSGLYWHFVDLVWIYLFPLLYLIG; this comes from the coding sequence ATGAGCGAACCTTCCCACGAACACGCGGATCCGGCCGTCGCCTTCGAGTCGGCCAAGCTCGGCGTCTGGACCTTTCTCGCCACCGAGGTCCTCCTGTTCGGCGCGCTCTTCACCGCCTACACCGTCTTCCGGATGAAGTACCCGGAGATGTTCCGCGCGGAGCACGAAAAGCTCGACCGGGTCCTCGGGGCGGTGAACACCGTCGTCCTCATCACCAGTTCGCTGCTGGTCGTGTTCGGCGTGGACGCGATCAAGCGGGGGAAGGCGCGGCTGTTCGAGGCGTGCTTCGGCGCGACGATCCTCCTCGCCGGCGTCTTCCTCTGCGTCAAGTACGCCGAATACACCGCGAAGTTCCACCACGGGATCTACCCCCGGACGAACCTCTTCTTCTCGATCTATTTCATGCTGACCGGGCTGCACGGGATCCACGTGCTCCTCGGGATGGGAGTGCTGTCGTACGTGATCCTCCTGTCGCGGCGCGGGCGGCTCTCGGCGAGCTACTACACGCCGGCGGAGATGTCGGGACTCTACTGGCACTTCGTGGACCTCGTCTGGATCTACCTGTTCCCGCTGCTCTACCTGATCGGGTGA